The Neovison vison isolate M4711 chromosome 10, ASM_NN_V1, whole genome shotgun sequence genome has a segment encoding these proteins:
- the FAM72A gene encoding protein FAM72A — MSTSTCSFKDRCVSILCCKFCKQVLSSRGMKAVLLADTEIDLFSTDIPPTNAVDFIGRCYFTEICKCKLKDIACLKCGNIVGYHVIVPCCSCLLSCNNGHFWMFHSQAVYDINRLDSTGVNFLLWGNLPEIEENADEDSLDISAEDWIR; from the exons ATGTCTACCAGCACCTGTAGTTTCAAGGACCGGTGCGTGTCCATCCTGTGTTGCAAATTCTGTAAACAAGTGCTCAGCTCTAGGGGAATGAAGGCTGTTTTGCTGGCTGATACTGAAATAGACCTTTTCTCTACAGACATCCCTCCTACCAA TGCAGTAGACTTCATTGGAAGATGCTATTTCACTGAAATCTGCAAATGTAAACTGAAGGACATCGCATGcttaaaatg tGGGAACATTGTAGGTTATCATGTGATCGTTCCATGTTGTTCCTGCCTTCTTTCCTGCAACAATGGACACTTCTGGATGTTTCACAGCCAAGCAGTTTATGATATTAACAGACTAGACTCTACCG gTGTAAACTTCCTACTGTGGGGCAACTTACCAGAGATAGAGGAGAATGCAGACGAAGACTCGTTAGATATCTCAGCGGAGGACTGGATTCGATGA